Proteins from a single region of Flexibacter flexilis DSM 6793:
- a CDS encoding Crp/Fnr family transcriptional regulator — protein sequence MDKKLLYLNIQTKLAITEEEFKQFSDLFVRQSIKKKQKLTEEGKANDRLYFIEKGLLFSFKTLDNGCEQVIQFAQENHWISDLYSFFSGSKALFTIQALEDTELLSITKQEFDIICTQHPKMETAFRLNFQSAYVNTLLRLSDVYSEDAESKYNHFVEHNPQLVQLVPQYLIASYLGILPSSLSRIRNKKSKK from the coding sequence ATGGACAAAAAATTACTTTACCTGAACATACAAACCAAATTGGCCATCACGGAAGAGGAGTTCAAGCAGTTTTCGGATTTGTTTGTGCGCCAATCCATCAAGAAAAAACAAAAACTCACCGAAGAAGGAAAAGCCAATGACCGACTGTATTTTATCGAAAAAGGGCTGTTGTTTTCGTTCAAAACCCTTGATAACGGCTGCGAACAAGTCATTCAGTTTGCCCAAGAAAATCACTGGATTTCGGATTTGTATAGCTTTTTTTCGGGTTCAAAGGCTTTGTTTACGATTCAGGCACTAGAAGACACCGAACTTTTGTCCATTACCAAACAAGAATTTGACATCATTTGCACACAGCATCCCAAAATGGAAACGGCATTCAGGCTCAATTTTCAGTCGGCTTACGTGAATACCTTGTTGCGCCTGTCGGATGTGTATTCGGAAGATGCCGAAAGCAAATACAATCATTTCGTGGAGCATAATCCGCAGCTCGTGCAACTCGTACCGCAATACCTGATTGCTTCGTATTTGGGGATTTTGCCGTCTTCGTTGAGCCGAATCAGAAATAAAAAATCCAAAAAATAA
- a CDS encoding ester cyclase, producing MKNLRTVVIAMLLSACAVSASAQSKKEVANAKKQLQEILKSQAETQAHLVKFDTLDFVVYSTQNWKRLHESHAKNIKVTYPDGSVTVGLDEHIKQLSPMFTFAPDTKITEHPIRFGAGTYTAVTGYIEGTFSKPMMLPNGGSIPATGKKFKLPMCTIGLWKDGVMYEEQLFWDNQAFMKQIGLGN from the coding sequence ATGAAAAATTTACGAACCGTAGTAATAGCTATGCTATTGAGTGCCTGCGCTGTAAGTGCCAGCGCACAAAGCAAAAAAGAAGTTGCCAATGCTAAAAAACAACTTCAAGAAATTCTGAAATCGCAAGCCGAAACGCAAGCGCATTTGGTCAAATTTGACACGTTGGATTTTGTGGTGTACAGCACCCAAAACTGGAAAAGATTGCACGAATCGCACGCCAAAAATATCAAAGTAACGTACCCCGACGGAAGCGTAACCGTAGGTTTAGACGAACACATCAAACAGCTTTCGCCGATGTTTACGTTCGCGCCAGACACCAAAATCACGGAACACCCGATTCGCTTTGGTGCAGGCACTTACACCGCCGTAACGGGTTATATCGAAGGTACTTTTTCCAAACCAATGATGCTCCCCAACGGTGGCTCTATTCCTGCCACTGGCAAAAAATTCAAACTCCCGATGTGTACAATCGGCCTTTGGAAAGATGGCGTGATGTACGAAGAACAATTGTTCTGGGACAATCAGGCCTTTATGAAACAAATCGGCTTAGGAAATTAA
- a CDS encoding T9SS type A sorting domain-containing protein, translated as MAQQSGESPIFNSVTPISSINTGYGESFPYLSNDSKRLYFIRGNNGRGQLMVTQRNNLGSGFSAFNFPAECNYTGGTNNIFNNISSFYLTPPYNSLNGENTCNIEKDLFTIYYENNIQKMRLFARNNCNSSDPNNTFITDETKIVTHNLDTVCWTSTEINSSLNPLHYHSPSIIRNSAPYVYTEQINGSTIQHTSQVDLYLHYRTSDNKKGIVYLKQYDNTTPTGTNHFVFQYRLAENIHDNNTNTSYRILDGSLAYKDGTRYYAVLKNLSTGLNRLYYINTSYLNNYTQPDSAIKHSNDFSKYVLMEGEGSSAIQNAVQVSFSDYNRTTNRQYMVMVLNYSGQFEQNDIYISQGQYITSTNRSELDVTQLSIVPNPSNGDVTFKLALPTKTKNASIKIYSVQGVMLKDIPINDLSNNNINAKLDDLSAGVYYCVLLSDKGKSSQKFTIIK; from the coding sequence TTCCCTTACCTTTCTAACGACTCTAAGAGGCTTTATTTTATTCGAGGCAATAATGGAAGAGGGCAACTAATGGTAACACAAAGAAACAACCTCGGTTCTGGTTTTTCAGCCTTTAATTTCCCTGCTGAATGCAACTATACAGGAGGGACTAATAATATATTTAACAATATTAGTTCTTTTTATTTAACTCCCCCCTACAATTCTCTCAATGGGGAAAACACTTGCAATATTGAAAAGGATTTATTTACAATTTACTATGAAAACAATATTCAAAAAATGAGATTATTTGCAAGAAATAACTGCAATAGCTCAGATCCGAATAATACATTTATAACAGATGAAACTAAAATTGTAACTCACAACTTGGATACTGTCTGCTGGACTTCTACCGAAATCAATAGCAGCCTAAATCCTTTGCATTATCATTCTCCCTCTATCATTAGAAATAGTGCTCCTTACGTATATACAGAACAAATAAATGGCTCTACGATACAACACACTTCGCAGGTTGATTTGTATCTTCATTATAGAACATCTGACAATAAAAAAGGAATTGTATATCTAAAACAATATGACAATACAACCCCTACAGGTACTAACCATTTTGTTTTTCAGTATAGACTTGCTGAGAATATCCATGATAATAATACAAACACTAGCTATCGTATCTTAGATGGATCACTGGCCTATAAGGACGGAACGCGATATTATGCAGTATTAAAAAACTTATCAACTGGCCTAAATAGACTTTACTACATTAATACTTCTTATTTAAATAACTACACGCAGCCCGACTCCGCAATCAAACACAGTAATGATTTCTCTAAATATGTTTTGATGGAAGGGGAAGGGAGTTCTGCAATTCAAAATGCAGTACAAGTTTCATTTAGCGACTATAATAGAACCACAAACCGACAATATATGGTAATGGTGCTAAACTATAGCGGCCAATTCGAACAAAATGATATATACATTTCACAGGGGCAGTATATTACATCAACAAATCGTTCAGAATTAGATGTTACTCAATTATCAATTGTTCCTAATCCTAGTAATGGCGATGTTACATTTAAACTAGCATTACCAACAAAAACCAAAAATGCCTCTATAAAAATTTATTCTGTGCAAGGGGTAATGTTAAAAGATATTCCAATCAATGATTTATCAAATAACAATATCAATGCAAAATTAGATGATTTGAGTGCTGGAGTTTACTATTGTGTTCTTCTATCCGACAAAGGAAAATCCTCCCAAAAATTTACCATTATTAAATAA